A portion of the Lolium rigidum isolate FL_2022 chromosome 1, APGP_CSIRO_Lrig_0.1, whole genome shotgun sequence genome contains these proteins:
- the LOC124684818 gene encoding histone H3.2 → MARTKQTARKSTGGKAPRKQLATKAARKSAPATGGVKKPHRFRPGTVALREIRKYQKSTELLIRKLPFQRLVREIAQDFKTDLRFQSSAVSALQEAAEAYLVGLFEDTNLCAIHAKRVTIMPKDIQLARRIRGERA, encoded by the coding sequence ATGGCCCGCACGAAGCAGACGGCGCGCAAGTCCACCGGCGGCAAGGCCCCGCGGAAGCAGCTGGCGACCAAGGCGGCGCGCAAGTCGGCGCCGGCCACCGGCGGGGTGAAGAAGCCCCACCGCTTCCGCCCCGGCACCGTCGCGCTCCGCGAGATCCGCAAGTACCAGAAGAGCACGGAGCTGCTCATCCGCAAGCTCCCCTTCCAGCGCCTCGTGCGGGAGATCGCGCAGGACTTCAAGACCGACCTCAGGTTCCAGAGCTCCGCCGTCTCCGCGCTGCAGGAGGCCGCAGAGGCCTACCTCGTCGGCCTCTTCGAGGACACCAACCTCTGCGCCATCCACGCCAAGCGCGTCACCATCATGCCCAAGGACATCCAGCTCGCACGCCGCATCCGGGGAGAGAGGGCCTAG